The proteins below are encoded in one region of Aspergillus nidulans FGSC A4 chromosome III:
- a CDS encoding uncharacterized protein (transcript_id=CADANIAT00006384), which produces MAQFEVEAFTLLALAIVAIALRVVARCVIAGPKNFQLDDYMMPLAGVVYGLETGAAYCVGAWWMGLANNAMTDAQRLELSQRPDSEEYRLRVGGSKTQVLGWSLYTTLLWLLKACMAVFYSRLTAGLINMRIRVQIAYAVIGATYIAVICSILFGCHPMHKNWQIYPNPGNSCQPAVSKIDVYVTVTLNVATDMYLLSIPMPILFKARLPLREKLELLVLFSGGIFVMAAGILRCVLIVTAGANGAQQAGSWACRETFVAVIIGNAPMIYPFLRRIAKRAGIYITTYTHRTGQSQSYPLGSADDKMRSAGNGRSIGMSQASKKRRFRHPLSIPDTQWRDDGETAVFDEDGDEMAMLSKKFNQTQGQYGAHKKMSLEGFRRDAGAAEAVVTSGNGSPGSGTKGLGLGSLGSSLESDHGEFSGIKVVRETIVERRDV; this is translated from the exons ATGGCCCAGTTTGAAGTCGAAGCGTTCACGCTTCTGGCCCTTGCAATTGTCGCCATCGCCCTCCGCGTCGTCGCACGATGTGTCATTGCCGGGCCCAAGAACTTCCAGCTGGACGACTATATGATGCCGCTGGCGGGG GTGGTTTATGGGCTCGAAACCGGCGCCGCATACTGCGTCGGCGCATGGTGGATGGGTCTGGCCAACAATGCCATGACGGACGCGCAGCGCCTCGAGCTCTCGCAGCGCCCCGATAGCGAGGAATACCGACTGCGCGTCGGGGGTTCCAAGACGCAGGTGCTGGGGTGGTCGCTGTATACGACACTGttgtggctgctgaaggcttGTATGGCGGTGTTTTATTCGCGGTTGAC AGCTGGACTTATCAACATGCGGATCCGTGTACAGATCGCTTATGCCGTCATCGGCGCCACGTATATCGCCGTCATCTGCTCGATTCTGTTTGGGTGCCATCCCATGCACAAGAACTGGCAAATCTACCCGAATCCGGGCAATTCCTGCCAGCCTGCGGTATCGAAGATCGACGTCTACGTGACGGTAACGCTGAACGTTGCGACGGATATGTATCTGTTGAGTATTCCGATGCCG ATTCTATTCAAAGCGCGCCTCCCCCTTCGCGAGAAACTcgagctgctggtcctcttctccggcggAATATTTGTTATGGCCGCTGGCATTCTGCGCTGCGTGCTGATCGTCACG GCCGGTGCGAACGGCGCCCAGCAAGCAGGCTCCTGGGCGTGCCGCGAGACCTTCGTCGCCGTGATCATCGGCAATGCACCCATGATATACCCGTTCCTGCGACGCATCGCAAAGCGCGCGGGCATTTACATAACCACATACACCCATCGCACGGGTCAATCGCAATCGTACCCGCTGGGATCAGCCGACGACAAGATGCGGAGTGCTGGGAACGGGCGCAGCATTGGGATGTCGCAGGCATCCAAGAAACGGCGGTTCAGACATCCGCTCAGTATCCCGGACACGCAGTGGCGCGACGACGGCGAGACTGCTGTGTTTGAtgaggacggcgatgagatGGCGATGTTGAGCAAGAAATTCAATCAGACGCAGGGCCAATATGGAGCGCATAAGAAGATGAGCCTTGAGGGTTTTCGACGGGATGCCGGTGCTGCAGAGGCAGTGGTCACGAGTGGAAACGGAAGTCCCGGGTCGGGAACGAAGGGGCTAGGACTTGGAAGCCTGGGGAGTAGTCTGGAGTCGGACCATGGAGAGTTTAGCGGGATCAAGGTAGTACGGGAGACGATTGTTGAGAGGAGGGATGTTTGA
- a CDS encoding flavin-binding monooxygenase-like protein (transcript_id=CADANIAT00006385) — protein sequence METFDLLIIGAGTGWSGLAALKTYRQIHPSASVCLLESASSVGGVWAKHRLWDGLKSNNMRGTYEYSDFPMDDSYGVKNGEHIPGYVLQRYLQNYAEHFGVMDSVRLNCRVSVVDHNEESAGESESDGDGDVKWTVTYVDSSGEQEGRQETTVTVQARRLILATGVTSQPYLPPIRGQEAFARPLFHTVEMPKYLESTLQKPENRIAVLGGTKSAWDAVYAAATAGAQVDWIIRDNGHGPCWMAPPYVTPLKKWLEKLVTTRLLTFFSPCIWAETGAEDAMGNRARAFLHGTWLGRKITDSFWKVLGDDVVALNKFDSHPELKKLQPWIAPFWVASGLSILNYPTNFFDLVTEGKVRVHVDHITHLSEGTVHLAKSPALENVAALVVASGWAPTPDITFSPPTLASRLGFPNAADPLPSSLVEAADAEILRRFPRLTDRPTHNSPEKYEPLAPDAQTESQSLHPYRLTRFLIPASDLAQERSVAFMGVAMTINTPLLAQTQALWISSFFSGKIQLDRIATEKCPQELIALLEKTATPSATTPTTETDSKTPAATTTEPSVESEGKDNGYYNTLYETALHTQFGVHRYPGGLGRRNPDFVFDAIPYVDMLLRDLGLSGQRKAGGFLDRWLQPYGVEDYVGIVGEWLGLITHLSAALLELAMGMIYMMILEALRSPYRYRCSLRVCPCSEESHASGTKQTTSTTPTVMSTILAVVDQNRRGAILSRAAWHCTLRDDCIQIPTTPSLALDLVLMRDRCTGRDTNMHGDDCSLSMPPLLSIQHEKDVAIANGQAMQWLYEVR from the exons ATGGAGACCTTTgatctcctcatcatcggcgccg GGACAGGCTGGAGCGGCCTTGCGGCGCTTAAGACCTATCGCCAGATCCACCCCTCTGCGTCAGTATGTCTCCTCGAGTCCGCGTCCTCGGTCGGCGGCGTCTGGGCCAAGCACCGGCTTTGGGACGGCCTGAAGAGCAATAATATGCGTGGGACTTACGAGTACTCTGATTTCCCGATGGACGACTCGTACGGCGTCAAGAACGGAGAGCATATCCCGGGTTATGTGCTGCAGCGGTATCTGCAGAACTACGCCGAACATTTCGGCGTCATGGACAGTGTGCGGTTGAACTGTCGGGTCAGCGTTGTTGATCACAATGAAGAGTCCGCGGgtgagagcgagagcgacGGCGACGGTGATGTAAAGTGGACGGTCACCTACGTCGATTCGTCAGGCGAGCAGGAAGGACGGCAAGAAACGACTGTGACGGTGCAGGCGCGCAGGCTGATCCTCGCGACCGGCGTCACCTCGCAGCCGTACTTGCCCCCGATCCGCGGACAGGAAGCGTTTGCACGCCCGCTTTTCCACACGGTCGAGATGCCTAAATACCTCGAGTCCACGCTCCAGAAGCCCGAGAACCGCATCGCCGTGCTCGGCGGCACCAAGTCCGCCTGGGACGCCGTCTACGCGGCCGCTACAGCCGGCGCCCAGGTCGACTGGATCATCCGCGACAACGGACATGGGCCCTGCTGGATGGCGCCGCCGTACGTGACCCCGCTGAAGAAGtggctggagaagctcgTCACCACGCGGCTTCTGACTTTCTTCAGCCCGTGCATCTGGGCCGAAACGGGGGCGGAAGACGCGATGGGCAACAGAGCCCGCGCGTTCCTGCACGGGACGTGGCTCGGCCGCAAGATCACCGATTCCTTCTGGAAAGTCCTCGGCGACGATGTGGTTGCGCTGAACAAGTTCGACTCCCATCCGGAACTCAAGAAGCTGCAGCCGTGGATCGCGCCGTTCTGGGTGGCCTCGGGTCTCTCCATCCTTAACTATCCCACCAACTTCTTCGATCTGGTGACCGAGGGCAAAGTGCGCGTTCACGTCGACCACATCACACACCTGTCCGAGGGGACGGTCCATCTGGCCAAGTCGCCCGCCCTGGAGAATGTCGCTGCGCTGGTCGTCGCATCCGGCTGGGCCCCGACCCCAGATATCACCTTCAGTCCGCCTACCCTCGCCTCCCGGCTCGGGTTTCCCAATGCCGCCGACCCCCTGCCTTCGTCCCTGGTCgaagccgccgacgccgagatCCTGCGCCGGTTCCCACGATTGACGGACCGGCCAACCCACAACAGCCCTGAAAAGTACGAGCCCCTCGCTCCAGACGCGCAGACGGAGAGCCAGAGTCTGCACCCCTACCGACTAACGCGGTTCCTCATCCCGGCGTCGGATCTCGCGCAGGAGCGCAGCGTAGCATTTATGGGTGTTGCCATGACGATCAACACGCCGCTCCTCGCCCAGACGCAAGCATTGTGGATCAGTAGCTTCTTCTCGGGCAAGATTCAACTCGATCGGATCGCAACAGAGAAATGCCCTCAAGAACTCATTGCACTGCTTGAGAAGACGGCCACTCCATCTGCTACTACGCCTACTACCGAAACCGACAGCAAGACACCCGCTGCCACCACCACTGAACCTTCCGTTGAATCCGAAGGGAAAGACAACGGCTACTACAACACCCTCTACGAGACAGCCCTGCACACGCAGTTCGGTGTCCACCGGTACCCCGGTGGCCTGGGCCGTCGTAACCCAGATTTTGTCTTCGATGCCATCCCGTACGTGGATATGCTGCTGAGAGATCTGGGCCTGAGTGGGCAGCGTAAAGCAGGCGGATTCCTCGATAGGTGGTTGCAGCCGTATGGGGTGGAAGATTATGTAGGCATCGTGGGGGAGTGGCTTGGCCTGA TTACTCACTTGTCAGCTGCGCTTCTTGAACTCGCGATGGGGATGATATATATGATGATACTAGAAGCCCTGCGGTCACCATATCGCTACAGGTGCTCCCTGAGAGTCTGCCCGTGTAGCGAGGAGAGCCATGCTAGCGGCACAAAACAGACAACCTCTACAACACCGACAGTCATGTCCACGATATTGGCTGTTGTTGATCAAAATCGCCGTGGTGCCATTCTATCAAGGGCTGCTTGGCATTGCACTCTGAGGGATGATTGTATACAAATCCCGACAACGCCGTCTCTTGCACTCGATCTAGTGCTCATGCGTGATCGATGCACCGGTAGAGACACCAATATGCACGGCGATGACTGC TCCCTATCGATGCCGCCCCTACTCTCCATCCAGCACGAGAAGGACGTGGCCATCGCGAACGGCCAGGCGATGCAGTGGCTATACGAAGTACGGTAG